From the Manihot esculenta cultivar AM560-2 chromosome 3, M.esculenta_v8, whole genome shotgun sequence genome, one window contains:
- the LOC110611600 gene encoding G-type lectin S-receptor-like serine/threonine-protein kinase At4g27290 isoform X1 has protein sequence MDSLSFMFVVVNSLCFTAQFSSATDTLTSTQSLADGSTLISKHGSFELGFFSPGSSRNRYLGIWHKNIPVRTVVWVANRRAPIFNNSSALLMIDNQGNLVLKNGGSVVWSANSKREVQTPLLQLLDSGNLVLTDASDGRSGIYLWQSFDYPTDTLLPGMKLGVNLKTGLDRRLTSWKNWDDPSPGDFVWKILLYNNPESTMWKGSKFYFRSGPWNGITYSGTPQLKPNQVFIFNFVHSDDEVYYTYYPKNKSVISRLVMNQTNYRRERYIWDEASQSWSLFMYLPTDYCDSYGLCGAYGNCIITDSPVCQCLKGFNPKSPDQWNSGDWSQGCVRNKSLNCQDGDGFIKYTELKLPDTEYSWVNKSMSLEECRGKCLNN, from the coding sequence ATGGATTCTCTCTCTTTTATGTTTGTAGTTGTTAATTCACTCTGCTTTACCGCTCAATTCTCAAGTGCAACTGATACTCTTACGTCAACCCAATCTCTTGCTGATGGCAGCACCTTGATTTCCAAACATGGAAGTTTTGAACTTGGTTTCTTTAGTCCTGGTAGTTCCAGGAATCGTTACTTAGGAATTTGGCACAAAAATATCCCAGTTAGAACCGTTGTTTGGGTTGCAAATCGTCGCGCTCCAATATTCAACAATTCGTCTGCTCTGCTGATGATAGACAACCAAGGAAATCTTGTACTAAAGAATGGGGGAAGCGTTGTTTGGTCAGCAAACTCAAAAAGAGAAGTCCAAACTCCACTTTTACAGCTCCTGGATTCTGGGAATCTTGTTTTAACTGATGCAAGTGATGGCCGTTCTGGAATCTACTTATGGCAGAGTTTTGATTATCCAACTGATACGTTGCTACCAGGGATGAAGCTCGGAGTGAACTTGAAGACAGGACTCGATCGGCGTCTGACATCATGGAAAAACTGGGATGATCCATCACCAGGGGACTTTGTTTGGAAGATCCTCCTATATAATAATCCTGAGTCTACCATGTGGAAAGGCTCGAAGTTCTACTTTCGTTCAGGCCCATGGAACGGCATTACATACAGCGGTACACCGCAATTAAAGCCTAACCAGGTTTTTATTTTCAACTTTGTTCATAGTGATGACGAGGTTTATTATACATACTACCCCAAGAATAAATCTGTAATTTCAAGGCTTGTAATGAACCAAACCAACTACAGGCGTGAGCGCTACATATGGGACGAAGCATCACAGTCCTGGAGCCTGTTTATGTATCTGCCAACAGATTACTGCGACAGTTATGGCCTTTGTGGTGCTTATGGAAATTGCATCATTACTGACTCGCCAGTTTGCCAGTGTCTGAAAGGATTCAATCCTAAATCGCCTGACCAGTGGAATTCTGGGGATTGGTCTCAAGGCTGTGTCCGCAATAAGTCGTTAAATTGCCAGGATGGTGATGGATTTATCAAATACACAGAATTAAAATTGCCTGATACTGAATATTCTTGGGTAAATAAGAGTATGAGCCTGGAGGAATGTAGGGGAAAATGTTTAAACAACTGA
- the LOC110611600 gene encoding G-type lectin S-receptor-like serine/threonine-protein kinase At4g27290 isoform X2 → MDSLSFMFVVVNSLCFTAQFSSATDTLTSTQSLADGSTLISKHGSFELGFFSPGSSRNRYLGIWHKNIPVRTVVWVANRRAPIFNNSSALLMIDNQGNLVLKNGGSVVWSANSKREVQTPLLQLLDSGNLVLTDASDGRSGIYLWQSFDYPTDTLLPGMKLGVNLKTGLDRRLTSWKNWDDPSPGDFVWKILLYNNPESTMWKGSKFYFRSGPWNGITYSGTPQLKPNQA, encoded by the exons ATGGATTCTCTCTCTTTTATGTTTGTAGTTGTTAATTCACTCTGCTTTACCGCTCAATTCTCAAGTGCAACTGATACTCTTACGTCAACCCAATCTCTTGCTGATGGCAGCACCTTGATTTCCAAACATGGAAGTTTTGAACTTGGTTTCTTTAGTCCTGGTAGTTCCAGGAATCGTTACTTAGGAATTTGGCACAAAAATATCCCAGTTAGAACCGTTGTTTGGGTTGCAAATCGTCGCGCTCCAATATTCAACAATTCGTCTGCTCTGCTGATGATAGACAACCAAGGAAATCTTGTACTAAAGAATGGGGGAAGCGTTGTTTGGTCAGCAAACTCAAAAAGAGAAGTCCAAACTCCACTTTTACAGCTCCTGGATTCTGGGAATCTTGTTTTAACTGATGCAAGTGATGGCCGTTCTGGAATCTACTTATGGCAGAGTTTTGATTATCCAACTGATACGTTGCTACCAGGGATGAAGCTCGGAGTGAACTTGAAGACAGGACTCGATCGGCGTCTGACATCATGGAAAAACTGGGATGATCCATCACCAGGGGACTTTGTTTGGAAGATCCTCCTATATAATAATCCTGAGTCTACCATGTGGAAAGGCTCGAAGTTCTACTTTCGTTCAGGCCCATGGAACGGCATTACATACAGCGGTACACCGCAATTAAAGCCTAACCAG GCGTGA